Proteins from a genomic interval of Pseudomonadota bacterium:
- the rpmD gene encoding 50S ribosomal protein L30, with protein sequence MANELKMTLKKSKIGSTKKIHATLTGLGLTRTNKTVIRKDTPEIRGMLRKVQHLVVVEE encoded by the coding sequence ATGGCCAATGAACTCAAGATGACCTTGAAGAAAAGTAAAATTGGAAGCACCAAGAAGATCCACGCAACATTGACAGGACTGGGTCTTACTCGTACCAATAAAACTGTAATACGCAAAGATACGCCTGAAATCCGTGGCATGTTGAGAAAGGTTCAACATCTTGTGGTAGTGGAGGAATAA
- the rplO gene encoding 50S ribosomal protein L15 — protein MLTLSNLSPHPGSRKQRKRIGRGPGSGHGKTSTKGHKGARARSGYTAKLGFEGGQMPLHRRLPKRGFTNNFKKLFAVVNVKDLERFEAGTRIDRQVLVDAGLVAKKYPQVKILGDGELTKSVKVAVDKVSVSASEKIKAAGGSIEE, from the coding sequence ATGTTGACTTTAAGTAATCTTTCGCCGCATCCTGGTTCCAGGAAACAGAGGAAACGCATAGGTCGCGGACCAGGTTCCGGCCACGGGAAGACATCTACCAAAGGGCATAAGGGTGCAAGAGCTCGTTCCGGATATACTGCAAAACTCGGTTTCGAAGGTGGACAGATGCCTTTGCATCGAAGACTGCCTAAACGCGGATTTACAAATAATTTCAAGAAACTCTTTGCCGTTGTAAACGTTAAGGATCTTGAACGATTTGAGGCTGGAACCAGAATTGACCGACAGGTTTTGGTTGACGCCGGACTTGTAGCAAAAAAATATCCACAGGTAAAAATACTTGGTGACGGCGAACTTACCAAATCTGTGAAGGTTGCTGTTGATAAAGTGAGTGTTTCCGCAAGCGAAAAAATCAAGGCTGCTGGCGGTAGCATTGAGGAATAG
- the rplF gene encoding 50S ribosomal protein L6 → MSRIGSKPIPVPKGVKVDLNGLHVKVTGPKGTLERDIRPEIELVASEGNILVKTKDISKRTVAFSGLTRTLVDNMVQGVEHGFKKNLLIEGVGYRAEASGKDLILHVGYSNPVQFKMPEGVSVLVEKNKVTLESIDKELLGLTAARIREVRKPEPYKGKGIRYADEHVVRKVGKSAGK, encoded by the coding sequence ATGTCAAGGATTGGTAGTAAACCTATTCCTGTTCCAAAAGGGGTCAAGGTTGATTTAAACGGATTGCATGTCAAGGTCACCGGCCCGAAAGGAACCTTGGAAAGAGATATCCGCCCTGAAATTGAACTTGTTGCATCAGAAGGGAATATACTTGTGAAGACCAAGGATATTAGCAAGAGGACCGTTGCTTTTTCCGGGTTGACCAGGACTCTTGTGGATAACATGGTTCAGGGCGTTGAGCATGGGTTTAAGAAGAATCTGCTTATTGAAGGAGTTGGATACCGGGCTGAGGCTTCGGGAAAAGATTTAATCCTCCATGTCGGTTATTCAAATCCGGTTCAGTTTAAAATGCCCGAGGGCGTGAGTGTATTAGTTGAAAAAAATAAAGTTACCCTTGAATCAATTGATAAAGAATTACTAGGACTTACAGCGGCACGTATCCGTGAAGTGCGTAAACCCGAGCCCTATAAAGGCAAGGGGATACGTTACGCAGATGAACATGTTGTACGAAAAGTCGGTAAGTCTGCAGGTAAATAG
- the rpsH gene encoding 30S ribosomal protein S8: MSMSDPLADMLTRIRNAGMVKFESVDIPYSNLKAGVAEILKQEGYINDYQVIKGDKQGVLKVNLKYDQDDVRVITGLKRVSSPGRRVYVKSDKIPKVMSGLGIAIISTSKGLITDREAKKTGIGGELLCEVW, from the coding sequence ATGTCAATGAGCGATCCTCTGGCAGATATGCTGACCAGGATAAGAAATGCCGGAATGGTGAAGTTTGAAAGTGTGGATATTCCATATTCTAACTTGAAAGCTGGTGTGGCCGAGATTTTAAAACAGGAAGGCTATATCAATGACTACCAGGTTATTAAAGGCGACAAGCAAGGTGTTTTAAAGGTCAACCTTAAATATGACCAAGATGATGTGAGAGTCATAACCGGCCTTAAGAGAGTCAGTTCACCTGGTCGGCGTGTCTATGTTAAGTCAGATAAAATTCCAAAAGTTATGAGTGGTCTCGGTATTGCCATTATTTCAACTTCAAAAGGGCTTATAACTGATCGAGAAGCCAAAAAAACTGGTATCGGCGGTGAGTTGCTCTGCGAAGTCTGGTAA
- the rplR gene encoding 50S ribosomal protein L18: MAKTNPKAVARTKRVKRIRKKIIGTPERPRLRVFKTAKHIYAQVIDDTAGATLAAMSTINKKFVPEDSKGKTALARRVGLLLAGLAKEKGIETVVFDRGGYIYHGRIKALSEGAREGGLVF, translated from the coding sequence ATGGCAAAGACAAACCCGAAAGCTGTAGCACGTACAAAACGTGTAAAGCGTATCAGAAAGAAAATTATAGGAACCCCTGAGCGGCCTCGTCTTAGAGTATTTAAGACCGCAAAGCATATATATGCTCAGGTTATAGATGACACGGCAGGAGCCACATTGGCAGCAATGTCAACGATAAACAAAAAATTCGTTCCTGAGGATAGTAAGGGTAAAACTGCTTTGGCACGTAGAGTGGGATTACTCCTGGCAGGTCTTGCAAAAGAAAAGGGAATTGAAACGGTTGTTTTTGATCGTGGTGGGTACATTTATCATGGAAGGATAAAGGCCCTGTCTGAAGGGGCAAGAGAAGGTGGGTTAGTTTTTTAG
- the rpsE gene encoding 30S ribosomal protein S5: MANFRNDNADDQLIEKIVYINRTAKVVKGGRRFSFSAICVVGDGKGRVGYGLGKANQVPDAIKKGVEKARRDMKKVSITAASIPHEIKGKFGAGKVMLKPASEGTGVIAGGAVRAVLEAAGVQNILTKCLGSHNPHNLVKATLDGLLRLRTPEHIAAIRNKSVEEIM; encoded by the coding sequence TTGGCTAATTTCAGAAATGATAATGCTGATGATCAGCTGATCGAAAAAATAGTCTATATCAACCGGACCGCAAAGGTTGTTAAAGGCGGCAGACGTTTTAGTTTCAGTGCGATTTGTGTTGTTGGAGATGGCAAGGGAAGGGTCGGGTATGGTTTGGGTAAAGCGAACCAAGTTCCCGATGCCATTAAGAAAGGAGTAGAAAAGGCGCGCCGGGACATGAAAAAGGTGTCTATAACCGCGGCAAGCATCCCACATGAGATTAAAGGGAAGTTCGGAGCCGGAAAAGTCATGTTGAAACCTGCTTCTGAGGGTACTGGAGTTATTGCCGGTGGTGCAGTACGTGCTGTACTTGAGGCGGCCGGTGTTCAGAATATTTTGACAAAATGTTTAGGATCCCATAATCCGCATAATCTTGTGAAAGCGACACTTGATGGATTACTCAGGTTGAGAACTCCTGAACATATTGCTGCAATCAGAAATAAATCAGTTGAAGAGATAATGTAA